The DNA region GGACGAGGTCGCCGCCGAGGCTGACCACAACGTGCTTGAGTTTCGCGTCGCGGCCGATCTTTGCCTGCTGGGAAGAGGCGTGAACGGCGTCGTCGTTCCATTCCTGGAGCGAGACGACCGTAAGGTCCGCGCCGTCTTCAACCACGATTTCGATGTTCTCCGATACGACTGCCGAGCCCTGGTGATCCAGGACCACAACGGACTTGGAGAACTTTTCCGCCACGATCACCAAGTGCTGGGCGGCCGCTTCGGTGGCCTGGCCTGTGATGAGCACGCTGATCTCTGTGTCCGCCTCGAATTCGGTCGGAACGGTGATAACGGTGGCTTCGCTGAAGTTCTCCCAGGCATTCGCGGACACGCGGTCCTCCGGGATGCCAGCGGAACCGATGCGCTTGTCGCCGCGTGCAACCGTCTCCACCGTGACGCGGTCCGGTCCGCTGACGGTGACGGTGGGAGCCGCCCCCGTGAGGACTTCGCTGTGGAGCCCGCGAAGCCGTTTGAGCGGTGTGAACCGCCAGTCCTCTTCGAGGCCCGTAAGCGGCTTGAAGTCGGCCAGCTTGTAGGAGGTCAGGCGGCCGGCGCGTGAACTGTCCGGGATGCCAACGCCGCCGCCATGCGAATGGCTTTTGACGGCTTCGCCGGCAAGGGGAGCCTTCGAACCGGCCGCGTTGATCGGTGACAGGCTCTCGCCCTCCTCGGTGAAGCCGTTGATGAACGGCTGGGCTGAGGGCGCGCCGATGCGCGCCTTTTCGGTAGTGATTTCAGTCATCGTTATCCGACGGACCCTTCCATCTGCAGTTCAATCAGGCGGTTCAGCTCAAGTGCGTACTCCATCGGGAGTTCGCGGGCAATCGGTTCGATGAAGCCGCGGACGATCATCGCCATGGCCTCGTCTTCGCGCATGCCGCGGGACATCAGGTAGAAGAGCTGCTCTTCGCTGACCCGTGAAACGGTTGCTTCGTGGCCCATCACAACGTCATCCTCGCGGATGTCGATGTACGGGTAGGTGTCCGAACGGCTGATGGTGTCCACCAGGAGCGCGTCACAGCGCACGGTGTTGGCCGAGTGCTTGGCACCTTCACGGACCTGGACCAGGCCGCGGTAGGCAGCACGCCCGCCGCCACGGGCAACAGACTTGGAAATGATCGAGCTCTTGGTGTTCGGAGCGATGTGCACCATCTTGGAACCGGTGTCCTGGTGCTGGCCTGCGCCGGCGAAGGCGATGGACAGGGTCTCGCCCTTGGCGTGCTCGCCCACCAGGTACACGGCCGGGTACTTCATGGTGACCTTGGAACCGATGTTGCCGTCGACCCACTCCATGGTTGCGCCTTCTTCGCAGATGGCACGCTTGGTCACCAGGTTGTACACGTTGGTGGACCAGTTCTGGATGGTGGTGTAGCGGACGCGGGCGCCCTTCTTGACGATGATTTCCACCACGGCGGAGTGCAGGGAGTCCGAGGTGTAGATCGGAGCCGTGCAGCCTTCGATGTAGTGGACGTAGGAGTCCTCGTCGGCGATGATCAGGGTGCGCTCGAACTGGCCCATGTTTTCCGTGTTAATGCGGAAGTATGCCTGCAGCGGGATGTCCACGTGGACGCCCTTGGGGACGTACACAAAGGATCCGCCGGACCAGACGGCTGTGTTCAGGGATGCGAACTTGTTGTCGCCCACCGGAATGACGGTGCCGAAGTACTCCTGGAAGATCTCCGGGTGCTCGCGCAGTGCCGTGTCGGTGTCCAGGAAGATGACGCCCTGCGCTTCCAGGTCCTCGCGGATCTGGTGGTACACAACCTCGGACTCGTACTGTGCGGCCACGCCCGATACGAGGCGGCTGCGCTCAGCTTCCGGGATACCCAGCTTTTCGTAGGTGTTCCGGATGTCCTCAGGCAGGTCCTCCCACGTGGCGGCCTGCTTCTCCGTGGAGCGGACGAAGTACTTGATGTTGTCGAAGTCGATGCCGGAGAGGTCAGCGCCCCAAGTGGGCATGGGCTTGCGGTCGAAGTACTTCAGGCCCTTCAGGCGAAGGTCGAGCATCCATTCGGGCTCGCTTTTCTTGTCCGAGATGTCCCGGACTACTTCGTCATTGATGCCGCGGCGGGCGTTGGCGCCGACGTCGTTCTTGTCGGACCAGCCGTACTCGTACGTGCCGATGCCGTGGAGCTCAGGATTCTTTTCCAGAATCTCTGAGATCACAGTGTCTTCGGCTACCGCTTTCTCTGATAGTTGGTCCGTCATCACGGCCTTTCTTGCTGATGGTT from Arthrobacter pascens includes:
- the sufB gene encoding Fe-S cluster assembly protein SufB, which encodes MTDQLSEKAVAEDTVISEILEKNPELHGIGTYEYGWSDKNDVGANARRGINDEVVRDISDKKSEPEWMLDLRLKGLKYFDRKPMPTWGADLSGIDFDNIKYFVRSTEKQAATWEDLPEDIRNTYEKLGIPEAERSRLVSGVAAQYESEVVYHQIREDLEAQGVIFLDTDTALREHPEIFQEYFGTVIPVGDNKFASLNTAVWSGGSFVYVPKGVHVDIPLQAYFRINTENMGQFERTLIIADEDSYVHYIEGCTAPIYTSDSLHSAVVEIIVKKGARVRYTTIQNWSTNVYNLVTKRAICEEGATMEWVDGNIGSKVTMKYPAVYLVGEHAKGETLSIAFAGAGQHQDTGSKMVHIAPNTKSSIISKSVARGGGRAAYRGLVQVREGAKHSANTVRCDALLVDTISRSDTYPYIDIREDDVVMGHEATVSRVSEEQLFYLMSRGMREDEAMAMIVRGFIEPIARELPMEYALELNRLIELQMEGSVG
- the sufD gene encoding Fe-S cluster assembly protein SufD codes for the protein MTEITTEKARIGAPSAQPFINGFTEEGESLSPINAAGSKAPLAGEAVKSHSHGGGVGIPDSSRAGRLTSYKLADFKPLTGLEEDWRFTPLKRLRGLHSEVLTGAAPTVTVSGPDRVTVETVARGDKRIGSAGIPEDRVSANAWENFSEATVITVPTEFEADTEISVLITGQATEAAAQHLVIVAEKFSKSVVVLDHQGSAVVSENIEIVVEDGADLTVVSLQEWNDDAVHASSQQAKIGRDAKLKHVVVSLGGDLVRVTPSARFTAAGGQAEMFGLYFADAGQHLEQRLFVDHAVANCTSNVLYKGALQGRNAHAVWVGDVLIRKEAEGTDSYEANRNLLLTDGARADSVPNLEIETGLIKGAGHASATGRLDDEHLFYLMARGIPEDVARRLVVRGFLHEIIQHIRIPALEERLTDAVERELAVTNN